A window of the Arachis duranensis cultivar V14167 chromosome 5, aradu.V14167.gnm2.J7QH, whole genome shotgun sequence genome harbors these coding sequences:
- the LOC107489573 gene encoding beta-glucosidase-like SFR2, chloroplastic, producing MTLVALFAAATKLAGALITLTVAANAFSFSRYRNKNLLPFRSPIDESSDTLAVFDLSEGENGFFFGLATAPAHVEDRLDDAWLQFAEEKADYVEPKAPKQPVDALMGSAAGDGGSQTAGASPRHTGKQVKKGKKPLKIAMEAMIRGFEKYIEVEGQEEEQEEEEVEHHHNVTAWHNVSHPEERLRFWSDPDTELKLANDTGISVFRMGVDWSRIMPKEPVNGLKESVNYAAIERYKWIIKRVRSYGMKVMLTLFHHSLPPWAGEYGGWKLEKTVDYFMEFTRLVVNSVSGLVDYWVTFNEPHVFSMLTYCAGAWPGGHPDMLEAATSALPTGVFQQAMHWMSIAHSKAYDYIHEISSSNTMVGVAHHVSFMRPYGLFDVAAVTLANSLTIFPYIDGISDKLDFIGINYYGQEVVSGPGLRLVETDEYSESGRGVYPDGLYRMLLQFHERYKHLNVPFIITENGVSDETDVIRRPYMLEHLLAIYAAMIMGVPVLGYLFWTISDNWEWADGYGPKFGLVAVDRKNNLARIPRPSYHLFSRIVTTGKVTREDRDGAWDELQRAVREKKTRPFYRAVDKHGLMYAGGLDEPIQRPYIKRDWRFGHYEMEGLQDHLSRFSRFIIRPFSLKKKRKPQKENPNLVLQRLPN from the exons ATGACGCTGGTGGCGCTCTTCGCTGCCGCCACCAAGCTCGCCGGAGCTCTGATTACACTGACTGTCGCCGCCAATGCCTTCTCATTCTCCCGTTATCGCAACAAGAACCTCCTTCCCTTCCGTTCCCCCATCGACGAGTCCTCCGACACCCTCGCCGTCTTCGACCTCTCCG AAGGAGAGAATGGGTTTTTCTTTGGTTTGGCAACAGCACCAGCACATGTTGAGGATAGGCTTGACGATGCTTGGCTACAATTTGCTGAAGAAAAGGCTGACTACGTGGAGCCGAAAGCGCCGAAGCAGCCGGTTGATGCATTGATGGGCTCTGCAGCCGGTGATGGTGGCTCTCAAACAGCTGGAGCGTCTCCACGGCACACCGGTAAGCAAGTTAAGAAGGGTAAGAAACCTCTTAAGATTGCTATGGAGGCCATGATTAGAGGTTTTGAGAAGTACATCGAAGTGGAAggtcaagaagaagaacaagaagaagaagaagtagaacaTCATCATAATGTAACTGCTTGGCATAATGTTTCGCACCC GGAGGAAAGGTTAAGGTTTTGGTCTGATCCTGATACAGAATTGAAATTAGCCAACGATACTGGTATTAGTGTTTTCCGCATGGGAGTTGATTGGTCAAGAATCATGCCAAAGGAGCCTGTCAATGGCCTCAAAGAATCT GTCAACTATGCTGCCATTGAGCGATACAAGTGGATTATCAAAAGGGTCCGATCATATGGAATGAAGGTGATGCTTACTCTTTTTCACCACTCACTTCCACCCTGGGCGGGTGAGTATGGAGGTTGGAAACTGGAAAAGACAGTGGATTATTTCATGGAATTTACCAG GCTTGTTGTAAACAGTGTATCAGGTTTAGTAGACTACTGGGTGACATTCAATGAGCCGCATGTCTTCAGCATGCTAACTTATTGTGCTGGAGCTTGGCCTGGTGGTCATCCTGATATGCTGGAGGCTGCGACTTCTGCCCTTCCAACCGGTGTTTTTCAGCAGGCCATGCATTGGATGTCTATTGCACACTCAAAGGCATATGACTACATCCATGAAataag CTCATCAAATACAATGGTGGGTGTCGCACACCATGTGTCGTTTATGCGACCCTATGGTCTGTTTGATGTTGCTGCTGTTACCTTGGCTAATTCATTGACTATATTCCCATATATTGATGGAATATCTGACAAGCTGGACTTCATAGGCATTAATTACTATGGGCAG GAAGTGGTTTCAGGGCCTGGCCTGAGACTGGTAGAAACTGATGAGTACAGTGAATCTGGTCGTGGGGTATATCCTGATGGCTTGTACCGAATGTTGCTCCAGTTCCATGAAAGATACAAGCATTTAAATGTCCCCTTCATCATTACTGAGAACGGAGTTTCAGATGAGACAGATGTGATCCGGCGACCATATATGTTGGAGCATTTGCTTGCAATTTATGCAGCCATGATCATG gGCGTGCCTGTGCTTGGTTACTTGTTCTGGACTATTTCTGATAACTGGGAGTGGGCTGATGGATACGGTCCCAAGTTTGGACTTGTAGCAGTTGACCGCAAAAACAATCTAGCACGGATCCCCCGCCCTTCTTACCATCTATTTTCTAGA attGTGACTACAGGAAAAGTTACACGTGAAGATCGTGATGGAGCGTGGGATGAACTCCAAAGAGCTGttagagagaagaaaacaaggccATTTTACCGGGCTGTGGACAAAcatggtttaatgtatgcaG GTGGACTTGATGAGCCTATACAGCGGCCATATATCAAACGAGATTGGCGGTTTGGTCATTATGAGATGGAAGGTCTCCAGGATCATTTGAGCCGCTTCTCAAGATTCATCATCCGACCCTTCTccctaaagaagaaaaggaaaccTCAAAAAGAAAATCCCAATTTAGTTCTTCAGCGTCTTCCAAATTAG
- the LOC107489568 gene encoding probable calcium-binding protein CML45 — protein sequence MEQKFICDISLCLRILMWQLQIRIKSFFSILSFFLILLSDFLSRNWSNSEAYKQNLDSVVESSGIKLCKEDVIIVMERLGMNVECDGIEESDVKKIVELFQEDNSNNNDAKFGEEVKEAFDVFDRNKDGFIDSRELKRVLSCLGLEKDVLECQKMINASDQNGDGLIDQNEFIRILEQSIG from the coding sequence ATGGAGCAGAAATTTATTTGTGATATATCTCTGTGTCTCAGAATTCTAATGTGGCAGTTgcaaattagaataaaaagttTCTTCTCAATCctctcttttttcttaattCTTTTGTCCGATTTTCTCTCTCGAAATTGGTCAAATTCTGAAGCATATAagcagaatttagatagtgttgtTGAGAGTAGTGGTATAAAACTATGCAAAGAGGATGTGATTATTGTTATGGAAAGGTTAGGAATGAATGTTGAGTGTGATGGGATTGAAGAGTCTGATGTGAAGAAAATAGTGGAATTGTTTCAAGAGGATAACAGTAATAATAATGATGCTAAATTTGGAGAAGAGGTTAAAGAAGCTTTTGATGTGTTTGACCGAAACAAAGATGGGTTTATAGATTCAAGAGAGTTGAAGAGGGTATTGTCATGTTTGGGTTTGGAGAAAGATGTTTTGGAATGTCAGAAAATGATAAATGCAAGTGATCAAAATGGTGATGGACTAATTGACCAAAATGAGTTTATTAGGATTTTGGAACAGAGTATTGGGTGA